The following proteins are encoded in a genomic region of Natrinema sp. DC36:
- a CDS encoding Na(+)/H(+) antiporter subunit D — translation MELELLSLAYPPLIVFAAALLVLVLPRIAGFAVGALSLAAVLAISLVAPEGQHLAGTFLGFEVVPFYVDDFSRMVGLGLGFLGVCSVIYAYSSEASRTLVAFALVYVSSSIGAAFAGDWLVLLFMWELMAVTSTLVVWHYGGEAVRAGFRYALFHGTGGVLVMMAVAVHYVQTGTFVYTEAGIADGIPALLAVLGMGVNVAFIGFHTWLPDTYPRPHIAASVFLSVYTTKTSAFVLYRAFPVGGESDLSIYIAYMGGLMAVYGATFALLQHDMRALLSYHIQAQLGYIVAAIGIGSNLAVAGAMSHLFNNILFKSLLFMAVGVVIYRTGEEDLYDLGGLWREMPLTAIGFGLGALSITAIPGFNGYVSKGMIFDAANPHYYGQPEYQALYWLLWLGAIGTLLSFIKLGYYVFFHGESDLEVADAKPGQTVAMLGLGGACLLFGVWWQGLADLAPTIYGSDFAFSYSGGESHLHPYSPGHLETAGILTGVAAVAFVVVKKPLSKLDLGDPATVVYPATYYLSRWTMLAVTGAYAIVDAAVVGAVKRCYWVGNNPVLAVDAVARRLPLVDVDDRQPTDGGRPSTIHLRTSIGTSILLLTLVLTVILWLLVV, via the coding sequence ATGGAGCTCGAACTCCTGTCGCTGGCGTACCCGCCGCTCATCGTCTTCGCGGCGGCCCTGCTCGTGCTTGTCCTGCCGCGAATCGCCGGCTTCGCCGTCGGCGCGCTCAGCCTCGCGGCGGTGCTGGCGATCTCGCTGGTCGCCCCCGAAGGCCAGCACCTCGCCGGGACCTTCCTCGGGTTCGAAGTCGTCCCGTTCTACGTCGACGACTTCTCCCGGATGGTCGGCCTCGGGCTCGGCTTTTTGGGCGTCTGTAGCGTGATTTATGCGTACTCGAGCGAGGCGAGCCGAACGCTCGTCGCGTTCGCGCTCGTCTACGTCTCCTCGTCGATCGGGGCGGCGTTCGCGGGCGACTGGCTCGTGCTCCTGTTCATGTGGGAGCTGATGGCCGTCACCAGTACGCTCGTGGTCTGGCACTACGGCGGCGAGGCGGTCCGGGCCGGCTTCCGGTACGCGCTCTTCCACGGCACCGGCGGGGTGCTCGTGATGATGGCGGTCGCCGTTCACTACGTCCAGACCGGTACGTTCGTCTATACCGAGGCCGGGATCGCCGACGGGATTCCGGCGCTGCTCGCGGTGCTCGGGATGGGCGTCAACGTCGCCTTCATCGGGTTCCACACCTGGCTGCCCGACACCTACCCGCGTCCGCACATCGCAGCCTCGGTGTTCCTCTCCGTCTATACGACGAAGACGAGCGCGTTCGTCCTCTACCGGGCGTTCCCAGTCGGCGGCGAGAGCGACCTCTCGATATACATCGCGTACATGGGCGGCCTGATGGCCGTCTACGGCGCGACCTTCGCGCTGCTCCAACACGACATGCGGGCGCTGCTTTCGTATCACATTCAGGCCCAGCTCGGATACATCGTCGCCGCGATCGGAATCGGCTCCAACCTCGCCGTCGCCGGCGCGATGAGCCACCTGTTCAACAACATCCTCTTCAAGAGCCTGCTGTTCATGGCCGTCGGCGTCGTCATCTACCGGACCGGCGAGGAGGACCTGTACGACCTCGGCGGCCTCTGGCGCGAGATGCCCCTGACCGCGATCGGCTTCGGGCTCGGCGCGCTCTCGATCACCGCGATTCCGGGTTTCAACGGCTACGTCAGCAAGGGAATGATCTTCGATGCTGCCAATCCCCACTACTACGGTCAGCCCGAGTACCAGGCGCTGTACTGGCTGCTCTGGCTCGGCGCGATCGGCACGCTGCTCTCCTTTATCAAGCTCGGCTACTACGTCTTCTTCCACGGCGAGAGCGACCTCGAGGTCGCCGACGCCAAACCCGGCCAGACGGTCGCGATGCTCGGCCTCGGCGGTGCCTGTCTCCTCTTCGGCGTCTGGTGGCAGGGGTTGGCCGACCTCGCGCCGACGATCTACGGGAGCGACTTCGCGTTCTCCTACTCCGGCGGCGAGAGCCACCTCCACCCCTACAGTCCGGGTCACCTCGAGACGGCCGGGATCCTCACGGGGGTCGCAGCCGTCGCGTTCGTGGTCGTCAAAAAACCGCTCTCGAAACTCGATCTCGGCGACCCGGCAACGGTCGTCTACCCAGCGACCTACTACCTCAGCCGGTGGACGATGCTCGCAGTGACGGGAGCCTACGCCATCGTCGACGCCGCCGTCGTCGGAGCCGTCAAACGATGCTACTGGGTCGGGAACAACCCCGTCCTCGCCGTCGACGCGGTCGCACGGCGGCTTCCGCTGGTCGATGTCGACGACCGCCAGCCGACCGACGGCGGCCGCCCTTCGACGATCCACCTCCGGACGAGCATCGGGACGAGTATCCTTCTGCTGACGCTCGTCCTGACGGTGATCCTGTGGCTGTTAGTGGTTTAG